In the Anaerostipes caccae L1-92 genome, AAGTGGTGGAAACAATAATGGTTGGTTTCACGTTGTCGATCAATCCTGACATCTCATTTACTCCGCAGGTCCTGACTTCAACATTCACTCCCCGGTCTGCCATCCCCTGCCGGATGGAAGTTGCCACATGAGAGGAAGTTGCAATTCCGCTGCCGCAGGCAGACAAAACCTTAAATACTTTTGCCATAATTTTTCTCCCTTCTTTCGATGTTTAAGTGTTTATTCCTATTTTTGTATGTTCTAAAATCTCTGCTATTTTCTCAGGTTCCTGCTCTTTCTCCAGCTGTTCCATCGCCTCCTTATCAGAGAAAATTGATATGATCTTCTGCAGCAGTTCCAGCTGCTGCTCTGTCTTCTGCAGTACCAGGTTAAAAATAAAACGAACGTCGACTGTGTTCTGATCATTCACCATTTCATGAAATTCTACCGGCCTTCTAAGCTTGGCAACGGCTATACACGGCTTTATCACGTGGTCAGGCTCCGTATGGGGCAGAGCCACCGCAAACGGTTTGGTACAAAGTCCGGTGGGGAATTTCCGTTCCCTTTCCAAAAGCATATCCAGATATCCTTCCTCCACATATCCTTCTTTCTTTAAATGTCCTGCCATCTGCCTTAAGGCATCCTGGAAATCCTTTGCATCGACATCACACAGAATCAGCTTCGGACAAATCAACTCTTTTAAATTCATATGCTTTCTTTCCTTTCTCTATAAAATCGGAAGTCTGTCTTTAAACTGAGCCAGGTTTTCGGAACCCAGCAGCTTCCTTACCAGACCCTCATCATCCACCAGGCGCACCGTCAAGTCAAAGAAGCTGTTTAAATACTTCATATCTTCCTTTTTCACTGCCAGCATAAAGATCAGCTGTGCCTGACCGCTGCCCCATAAAATGGGCTGATTCAGAATGCCCACGCTGATAACCGTCCTCTTTGCACATGCTTCGATCGGATGAGGCATAGCAATCTTATTTCCAAAGATTGTAGAGGCCACCTGTTCTCTCATCAGCGTCTTTTCCGCGAAATCCTCTCCTGCGAAGTCAAGCCTTATGAGATGTTCTGACATTGTCCGGATAACTTTTTCCGGCGTCTCAGCCTTTAGATTATAAAAAAACAGTTCTCTGTGAAAATAATCTTTAATGCTCCTCGGAAGCTGGTCATACATCAATTCTTTACGCATCTGCAGAAGCCATTTATTGATCTCCCTCTGATCTTTTTCGTTCAGCAGAGGCGAAATCTGTATTTTCGGTACCTGAAAGTTTTTCAGTACCTGTTTTGATTCTGTGGTAATCAGAAAAGTAGGTTTTAATTTTTCTATCTCATTGACTGCATAGATAGAGAAAGGACCTTCAATATTGCAGATGTCACCGTAAATCGCCTTCAGTCTTGTAGTCAAAAGCCTGCTTGTCCCATAATTCATTCCTGTGACGACTGCAATCGTAAAATCTTTCGGAGATTTTTTTCTCTCCATCCTCTCCACCGCACTTCCCAGATAAGTGGCCACATATCCCAGTTCATTTTCATTCAGCCTCACTCCGAACACATCGTAAAACCGTTCGTATAGAAACAGAGACATATCAAACACAAAGGGATATTCTGTCTTTAAAAGCATCAGCACCGGATTGGTGCTCTCCGGCTCCATCCTGATCCTTTTTAATGTATACCGGATGTGGGTCACAAGCCCTGCCTTCAGCTCCTGATCATCCGTAAGATCCAGATGAAATTTGTTTTTAATGTCATTTAAGAGTTCATTGACCACAAATTCATAGTGGGACTGCTCGGGTATCGGCGCCGGCCTGACCTCTGCTTCACTTCCGATCAGCCGAAACAGAGAAAGCTGAACCGCCAGATCCACCAGTTCTTCCTCATTTAATTCTGTGGAGAATTCTTCTCTGACTTTCCCTGAAATGGTCTCCGCAAGTGTCCAGTTGATATCCTCTGATGTCAGAATATCTTTTGTTTTATTCTTATATTCATACCCCATATGGACTCTTGTAAGTTTAATCGACAGATAAATAACCAAATGAAGGATATCCTCCGCTGTCATGGAAATTTCATTGTCCGCCAGTGCATTCAGCACGCAGTTCATCATTTTTTCCGGTATGTCAGCCCCAAAATAATCGTCATAATTCTCAATCATCAGATAATCCGGGTCCGTCCGGTCTACCATCAGTTCCTTCAGAAGAAATCTTCTCGTCTCTTCCTCCCCGTAAGTCCATATCTTTCTCCCGTTCCTCTTAACATACATTGGTGTCGTGCGGCTCTCCAGCATAGCTTTGATCTTAAAAATCCCGCTTTCCAGGGTCGTCCGGCTGACGAACATTTCTTCCTCCAGCTCATCCACATCCTCCGGTTTCTCTTCATCCGCCTGAAGAAGTCTGATCCCAAGGGCACGCATCCGCTCCTGCGGTGTCAAAGGCACATCCATACCATCCCACAGCAAAGATTCCAGCTCCCCCTGCCTCTCTCCCCGCAGCCGGTAGCCCTCCTGTCTGGAAGATTCTATATAACAGCCCACGGTTTTCAGCCAGACATTAATTGCTGCAATATCCGCCCGGATGGTTCTCGGAGTCACCGCCATCTCCTCAGCAAGTTCCTTCCCTTTTACCCAGCCGTCCAAAGACATTAGCTTTTTTAATATCTTCTTTTGCCTTGTCGGCAGTCCTATCATTGCTATCACCCTCTCATTACTGTTTTTTTTATCTTATCACCTCAGTTCCGCTCATCCTTCAGGTATTTTTTTCCACTCTTAATAAATTGTCTCTCTTATTCTAATCCAAGCTTCTTTACTGCCCGGTCATGCATGATCTTATAGCCCGATTCCGGTAAAGGCTTCATTTTTCCTGCCGCATAGGTGTAATATGCTATCTGTGAATTTTCCTCTACATATTCTGCAATGCTCATCGCCTGGGAGACATTTCTTCCCGCAGCGATCAGACCGTGATTTTCCAGTAAACACACTACATTGTGATCACCCATAGCCTTCACTGCCTCTTCTGCGATCTCCTGCGACCCCGGTATTTCAAACGGTGCCACTTTTACCGGAGAATACGGTGCAGAAGCAGCGGCCACCGCCGGAAGCTCTTCCACCAGAATCGACATGGCGGTGGCAAAAGGAGAATGTGTATGTACGACCGCTTCCATCTTTACTTTATTCAGAAAAATCAGGCGGTGCATCGGTGCTTCTGTGGACGGTTTGCATTTTCCCTCTGTCCATTCCCCTGTGGCAAGATCGATCACCGGCACCATATCCGGTGTGATCTCCTCATATGGTATCCCGCTGGGTGTAATCACCATGACCCCCTCTTCTCTGCAGGCGATCGAAACATTTCCCGAAGTCCCATGGATCAGCTTCTTGTCACTGCACTCGATAGCAGCTTGAATGACCTGTTCTTTGGCTCTCTCTTTTTCCATAGTTTCCTCCTTGAATTCACAATTTTTTATCTCTATAAGTCACAGCGTATTTCATTTTTGATGACTTCTCCTCCCGCATGGGAGTTCAGCGCATCCAGACACTGTTCCAGGGGATATGTATCATTTACAAAAAGATCCTCGCTAATAATCCCTCTTTCAATGAGTCTGAATGCCTGTTCCTCAAGCTTCGGTGTCGTATGGTAGACTCCCTTCACTGTCAGCTGGGAGTAATGAAGAAGTGTCGTGTCCACCGTGATCCGGCTTCCTCCCCTGCATCCTCCGAATTCAAGGACAGTCCCGGCTTTTCTGACCATGTAAAGATTTTTTTCCCAAACCTCGGGGACCCCGGTAGCATCGATCGCTATATCAACACCTCTTCCGCAAGGAGTCAGCCCTTTGACAGCCTCCACTACATCCTCTGTTTCAGAAATGTCAATAGTAACGTCAGCACCCAGTTCCCTGGCCACCCCAAGGCGTTTTGCATTTTTATCTGTGCTGATAACATAAGCACCCCGGAGTTTTGCAAGCTTTGTCATCATAAGCCCCAGAGGACCCGCCCCGTTGATCACTACAGTATCCATCAGCTGAATATCTGCATCTGTGATTCCATGGACCGCACTGCCCAGCGGTTCCAGTAGCGCAGCAGAACGGAAGGAAATATGGTCCGGAATATGAAACACATTCTCTCTCACGATGGCCGCAGGAAGAAGCCGGTACTCCGCCCAGGCACTCTTTACCATGGTCAGATCCTCACACATGCTGTGTTCCCCGATCTTACAGTAATAACATTTATTGCACGGAGCAGAATTGTGAGGTGCGATCCTGTCTCCCACTTTGAATCCGGTTACTCCCTCCCCAACTTTGGCAACAACTCCGGCACTCTCGTGTCCAAAAATCAGTTTCTGCCCTTCTTTGAATTTCGGATACCCTCTTTTGTACTGCTTCAAGTCCGTTCCGCAGGTCAGCGCCGAAATATTCTTCATCAAAATTTCCCCCGGTCCCGGCTCAGGGGTTTCCACGTCTTCCATTCTCAAATCATTTGGTGCATAATAGACAGCCGCTCTCATATGTTTCTCCTCCTTTTTTACTGTATGGTTCCTCTTATCTTGTCTCAAGAATACCATGCCCCTTTCTTTCCACTCAACCAGACTATTTCCCATCGGATAGGAAAGAGCAAAAACAAAGTCTTGCCTATGAAACAAAAGAAAAAAGCTGATCCTCCGTTTTGTCTACGGAGAATCAGCTTTTCGCTGTCTCTTTTTCTGCATATGAAATTTTCAGCCTGCGTATCATCTACAAAAGCTGCATCTTCTCAAGAAGCGCCCTGCCCACTTCTCTCTGTCCTCTTTTACAATAAAAAAGATCCCTGACTTTTTTTCTGTCTGCTTTAAAATCATCAGTTCCCGAGACGATCTGCCGCATGCCTTCCATTAATTCATCGAAGGTCCCGGCCTTGATCCCCGGTGTCACTTCATCATAAGGAAAATACATCTCCCTGTCCTTTTCAATATAGCTGTCATAATCAAAATCATAGAAAATAACCGGGCGGTCCAGCAGCAGATAGTCAATATATGTGCTGGAGTAATCGGTGATCAGTATATCCGTTTCTATCAGCAGCTCCTGAATATCCAGCGAATCCTTTGTCATATCCACAATATTGGAATAATCCGAAAGATCTGCCTCCTCATGAATATGATAAAAATGTCTGCGAATGATAAACAGGATCTGATGATCCCGGCAGAATTCATCCAGCTTTTTTAAATCAAAATGCTCCCTTAAAGGAAACGGAATCTTTCCTTCCTGCCGGTGTGTAGGCGCGTACAGAATCACGTTTTGACCTTCAAGCCGCTTCCTCAGTTTTTCATTCACCGGAAAAAGATGTTTATCGTCGTAGAAAAAATCATTCCTGGGCTGTCCATAAGTAAGGATCTGCTCCGCCGGACGGCGGAACGCACTCTTATAAATCTCGGAAAAAGTCCGGCTCGTAGCCACCACATACTCTCTTCCCAGAGGAAACTGCTGAATCTTACGCCGGATCTTCTGTCCCCTGCTGTCCCAGTCTTTTCCCTTGGTATCATCATATCCAATCTTCTTAAGCGGAACTCCATGCCAGACATTCAAAAATACGGCTCTTCCGAGAAATGCATGATTCAGATCACTGATTCCATTGCACATCACCGCATATTTCGCCCTGAGCTGACAGAGAATCCCCTTCCGTTCAGAAAACAGGTAAGCCTCATAACCTAACTCTCTCACTTCCCTGACAACACGTGGATTTTTCGTGATCCAGACCGGCCGGATTCCGTCCATCTGATTTGCCTCAATAAACAGATATTTAGGATTGTCGGCAAACTGCTGTCCGAGCCATGCGCCGAATACCCAAACCTTTCTGCTCCTGGGCCAGAGACACGACAAGTACATCACAATATATTTCAGTATAAGCTTCATACCACTTTTCATCTCACCCTAACCCCACAGCCACTGCATCAGCTTACGGATATTTCCTTCTTTCAGAACCTGATGATTCCGGTAGAAGAAAAGTCTGCGCATCTTTCCTTTATAATATAGATTTCCATAAGTCTTCAGAAGATTATATTCATCCAGGCCTTCGATCTCTTCCCCATAGGTTTCTACAAATCCCTGGATCTGCTCCATAGATTTGATCATCTGTTTCCGGTAAGACTCTTTGCCCTCTTTGAGTCTCTGCATTAAAAACACGGGATTCTTTGAATTCTTCGCTCCCACGGAATTATTTCCATGCTGCCTGTAATACATAGTCGGTTCATTGACAAAACCAATCCTTCCGAAAATCTTGGCGACAAGAGCCGCCCAGTAATCGTGCATCAGTATTTTACCCATAGGAAGCGGCTGCAGGAAATACTTCTGAAGTGCCCGGTTGATCATTGCCGTGCATCCGGTCACAGAATTCTGTACGATCAGCTGATTTAATGCAATTCTTTTGGGCAGGTTTGCATACTGGAAGAAGGATTCTGCGATCATCTCCAGATTTTCGTCCACCACTGAAAGATCCGTGTGTACGAGGATCGGTGTATCTTTCCCATACCGTTCCTCCATGGCCTCCATCTTCTTCATCGTCTCATAAATTTTATCCCGTTTCCACACATCATCCTGGTCACAGAACATAAAATACGGTCCGTGTGCATTTCTCAGAAGATTAATAAAATTGTTCCTGGCACTTCCTGTGGCAGGCTCGTTCTTTATGATTTTCACCTGGTCCGGATAGCGTGTTCTAAAATCCTCCAAGATGCCCAGAGTCCCGTCACAGGACCCGTCGTCTCCTGTGACAAGCCTCCAGTTTCCATATGTCTGGGAAGCAATGGATTCTAATTGAGCCTTCAAATAATCCTCTCCATTATATGTTGCTAACAGAATTGTAACCATAGCCCTACCCTCCTACTCCTTCAGGAAAAATAAAGAATCTTCTCTCTTATCCTTTGCAAACAGATGATAGTACTGGACCATCCAGTACTGTTTTAAATCCTCCGGCAGATCATCCAGATTGTCAATATTAAAAAGATTATACTTTTTATCCATATAAACACTTCCTGTCACGACAGGATACTTTGTGTATAAATCTTGAAGAAAACATTCATACGGAGTCATTTTGCCTCCGATTACCTTCAGTAACTTTGCCGACAAATAATTCGGGCTGATTGCTTTTATCTCTTCTTCTTTGATATCATAATTTGCCCATATAATAAAAGGCACCTGATGTTTTTTCTGTTCATTTTCAAGGGCGGAACCATTCTCTTTATCCATCACCTTATTGTAAAATTCCTGTGGCAGCTTTGGCTGATGATCACCAAACATTACAATGACGGTCGGCTCTTTCACCTTTTTAAAGTAAGAAATTAAATTCTTAAAGGCATCATCTGTTTTTTTGATCAGGCTCAAGTACCTGTTTGCCGACGGATTACTGCTTGTATCCGTAATCTTTATTTCCTGATTAAAATTTGAATAATCTTTCTCATAGCCGCCATGATTTTGAATTGTCACATTAAACATAAAAAACGGAGCGCTGCTTTTTTGCTTAGCTTTTTCATACTCGGACGTAATCTTGTTAAAGTCTTCCTGATCTGTAATAAAGCTGCGGCAGACTTCCGGATTCTGAAAATCTCCTATTGATAAGTAATCCTTGAATCCAAGAAGGGGATATACCTTTTCTCTATTATAACCATTTGACAAATAGGGATGCAAAACCATATTCCCCTGATATCCCTGCCCTTCCATCGTTGTCGCAAGACTTCCCATAGTATCTTTCACCTGATATTGATACGCAACAGATCCTCCAGGTAAAAAAGCCATGGAACTGCCTGTCAGGAATTCAAATTCGGAATTTGCCGTCTGCCCTCCATAACTGGACATATACATTGTACCTTTTACTGAATTCTCTTTTAATCCTCTGATAAACGGCATAAAATCCTTATTGGTCTTTATATCTCCCAGTACAGACAGATCTGAAAATGCTTCATTCATTATGGTGATTACATTAGGCTTTTTACCAGCTGCTTTTTGGTTATGTTTCTCTGCCTTTTCAACGTAAGGTTTCATGATCTCATCTACTTTTTCTGCAGAATAGCCTTCCGGCTTTTCGGTGATCAGAAACTTAACACTGGATGTGAATACATTCATATACCCATATTTATTACAGCTCACAGTAGGATTCCAAACCTTTATATGAATACCCAGCCTGCTTAAGCGGGCCGTACTTCCAAAAACGGAAACACATACTGCAAGGAGTACTCCAAACACCGCTGCAGGGACAAAGCGCTTCTTCCCCCGTATACCTTTCCCGCACTGCAGCCTGACTGCCAGAATCACAAAAGCAAGGATCAGTACTCCGTTCCATAACACTGCCGTGTTGACGTCATATTCATACTGGGTAGCCACATTCGCCGCCGTTCCAATCGTGGCAAAATCCACCGGCATCAAAGATGTACCTCTAAAGCTAGTAACATAATAATTTGCAATACCCAGACCCGATGTACAAAGTATCGATAATATGGAAGCCCATCGTGTGCGGTTCGTGATCAAATAGAAGAATGCCAGCACCGCAGCATAAATCAAAAGATTCAACAGCCCATATTTTATACCTATATATTTAAGAGAAACCGATGTAAATCTCTCCATCAGAACATAACAAAAAACTGGTGTTATGAGAAACATTCCCCGGCTGAGCCACAGATTCCATTTTTCATTAAGCCTGTTTGGAATAAATATCAGGATAAAGAGAGCAAGGACTGATGCCAGCAGCATAACATATTTCTTCACATTAAAGCCGTTATAGTAAATTGTTATATTTTTGCTCTTTAAGGTAATTCCCTGACTTTCACTGCCCTCCAGTACTCTCAAATGAAGTGTATAATCATTTCCCTTCTGCAGCTGTTTTTTTATTGTTATAACGGTACCACGGATTCCCTTGTGAAATTTCGCTTCTGCAAGACGGCTCATCGGCACATCTTCCTGCCACATAACCTTTTTGCCCTGATCTGTGATCCAAAAGCGCATCGTTCCCTCTGCGGCACTTCCCCTGGGATTGATGATACTCATCTCCAGACGCTGTAAATCGGCATAATCGGCCTTAAAATCTACAGACTTCTCCCATCCTTTATGAATACTTTCATTTTTCTCATGTTGAACTTTTAAGGCATTGAACATTTCTCCCTTAAAAGCATTGGACTGTGTCAATGCAAAGATAAAATAAACCGTTAACAACACAGCACACAAAACACGTCCATATTTATCCATTTGTAATTTTTTGTATTTTCTTTTCATCATAGAAGTCCTTTAATTTTTGAATACACGTTCTACGATGCGCTCTGCTGCATGTCCGTCATCGAATGAGCAAAACCTCTCATAGAACTGATCATATTTGTCTCTGTATTGTTCTTCTATCTTGTCAATGTTTTTTACTGCATCCACAATTTCTTCATTTGTAAAAAGCAGAGGCCCAGGAACATCATCTTCTATACTGATATAAAATCCGCGCAGAACATCTCTGTACTTTTCCAGATCATAAGTAAAGAATAAAATTGGCCTCCTGAGATTTGCATAATCGAAAAATACAGAAGAATAGTCTGTAATACAGATATCCGAAATCAAATACAAATCCGCAATGTCACTGTATTTGCTCACATTTACAACAAAATCCTCCATCCCTGTCACATCAATGGAATCTGCGATAAAGTAATGTGTGCGGAGCAATACCATATATTCCTGGCCAAGTTCTTCTCTCAAATACTTGAGATCTAATTTTAACTGAAACTTATATTCTCCCTGGTCATAAAATTCATCGTCTCTCCATGTGGGTGCATAGAGTATCACCTTCTTCTCCTTTGGTATGCCAAGTTTGGCTTTGACGGAAGCTGCCAACTCATCCCGGTTGGGCGCATATAAGATGTCATTTCTCGGATATCCCGTCTCCAGGATTTTATCCTTGTCATATAAAAAACAACTCTGAAAAACTTCCGTAGAAAAAGGATTATCAGAAATCAAATAATCCCAATTCCTGGACTGGGAATACACGATCATTTTATACTTTGGTGTTGCCGAAAAAACATCGTCCATATCAAAAACCAGTTTTTTCAGAGGAGTTCCATGCCAGGTTTCTAAAAAGACCTGCTCTTTTCGCTTATCAAACCACTTCGGCTGACGCATGTTATTCACCCAATATTTTGACCTCGTGATGTAATAATAGTACCTGAAACTGAAACGTTTGATTCTGACCGGATTCCCCGGAATCTCAATAGAATTATCATTTACAATCCAGATGAATTTATATTGATCTCCATAATGTTTCAGCAGGTATTCATAAATGTATTTACAGCTGTCCGAATAATTTTTTCCCAAAAAGCTTTCAAACACAATCCAGTTGTCCTTCTGTGAAAATTTTTGAAAAAACATATGGGTTATTGTCTGCATACGATAAGAACGGTCCTGGAGGACACGGATCAACTTCCGTTTTTTCCAGATCGAATGCGCCTTTCTTTTCCATTTAGAAATCTCATCCGCTTTGCCGGCTCTGGCCAGCAAGCGCCCACTTTTTGACATGCCATTTATTGTCTCTTCTGAAATAGTTTTTATATATAAATGTAAATTTAAAAAAATGCTTTTCTGCCAGGTTTCTGCCCTGTCCTGCCGGATGTTCTGAATTTTCTCAGATAAATACTCAAACAATTTTTTATCCACAGAGTCTTTCACATCTGCTGAAACATCCTCCTGCATTTTCAGCAGAGATTGTCCTAATTGTTCCCAATAATCTTTCCTGTCTCCATAAGATAATGACGGAAATTGTATTTCATCGTTGTGTCTTCTTTTTATATAGACAGCATCTTCACAGTACACAATATTCTGACTGCTGTTCACTATCCTTGATAAATACGGTACATCGCTAAAAATCTGTAGATTCTCATCGAAGAGAATGCCTTTTTTTACAAGCATATTGCAGACCGTAATCAAAGGGAATTCCGGTCTTTGTAGGATCAAGTCTTTTTTCCAGTCTCCGGTATACTCCTGAACCTCATATTCCGCTTCTTCTGTGATGAAAAAATTATGATAATTCAGCCATGTGTATTTTGTTTTTCCATATACGGCATCCGCCTTCTCATCACACATTTTTTTCATGAGCGATTCTAAAGTATCATCTTGTATATAGTCATCACTGTCCAGAAAATAAATATAATCCCCTTTTGAATTCTGGATTCCAAGATTTCTCGCCGCTGCTGCTCCCGATTTCTTTTCATTGGATACTACTTTTATCTCCATTTTATCACGGAATTTTGCAACCGTCTGGTCAATCTCTTCTTCCACACGATCTTTTACCAAAATCACTTCAAATTCTCTTATCGTCTGTTTAGACAGGCTCTCAAGACAATCTTCTAAATAATGAATTCCTTTATGAAAAGGAACAACAACGCTAACTCTCATTGTATATTCTCCTTGTTCTTTCCTTCTTTTATCCCAAAACAGCCTTTTCAAACTCTTGAAATACTTCTGAATTGTACTCATCTGCTGAGAAATTATATTCCGGAACCTTGCCTTTCATAAAAGCTTCCATTCCTTCATATATTTCATCTTCACTGTTTCCGATCAAATACTGGCCTCCCTCTGTAATACTGTCAGATACAGAGGAAAACTCAGAGATGATCAGAGGAAGTCCCAGAGCTCTCGCCTCATATAAAACTAACGGCTGTCCTTCATAAAGAGAGGGCAGGATAAAGCATTGGCACCTTTTCATATAAGAAAACGGATATTCCATCTGCCCGGTCAAAACAACCTTATCTCTTATCTGAAGTTCGTTAATTTCCTGCATCATTTCCTCTCTCAAAGGTCCGTCCCCGAGAATATGAAGCATTACATTTCCGTATTGCTCCTGCAGTCTTGCAAAACCGCGAAGCAGGTTCAATTGATTTTTTTCTGTGGACATTCTTCCCATTGTCACAAAATTTATATATTTTTCATCAGGCCATTCTCGTGTCTGCCCATAGAGGTCTGTTCCCGATATGGAATTCTGCTTTAGATCATTTTCTAAGCGGCCAATATCCAATGCATTTCTTGCATAGGTAAACTTGTGAAACGTCCCGCTAGTCGCAAAACTTTTCATATTCTGTTTCATCACATATTTCCCACAGCTTACGATCTTATCATAATACTTATATAAGTAGAATATGGTATTCAGGTTTTTTTCATGCGGCTTAACGCCATGGATTACTTTTTTTGCATCCAGCGCCAGATCATTGTGCTGCCAAATAATCTTTTTACCGTTTCCGGCCTGAAGAAGCAGATAAGAAGATACAGGAGAGTATCCTCCGAATTCCACAATTACATCAAACTGACTGCCGCCAAAAGTACGCCGAAAATCCCATTTAAAAAATTCAACAGGAACTTTCTCCCACTGTTCATCATTATATACCCCATTTTTTAATATTTTTTTCCTGGCGACCAGCTCTTTCCATGTGCCGGACGCCTCAGGGATATAGACAATACACCTGGCGTTTTTATTTAAGGAAAGCAGCTTTTCCATGTCCCCCGGTATAATCCCGGGATATTCTACGCCTATGGTAACATCATATTTATCATAGTCGATTATATTTAAAAGGCTCATAAAGGATCTGGTAATTCCATTCTCAGACAGTCCGCCCCTGTACAAAAGCAGCTTCGGTTTTTCTGTCACCCTTTGCTGACAGACAGACTGATCTTTTCCAAACCACACTGCATCAATAATTCTGTCACAAACATGCCCATCCTCATGTTCTAACACCCAGCGGACATTTTTTTCATACAACGTGCTGTATTCACACTGTACATCTTCTATATTCGTGATCCACTGAGGCACATCCTTCAAAGACTTTGAAGCAGGTCCCGGCAGTTCCTCAAGCGGCAGATAAAATCCTCTGGTATCTTCATACTCTTCTAAATCAGGAATATAAAACAAAACCGGTCTGCCTGTGGCCAGGAAATCAAAAAAAATGCTGGAGTAATCCGTAACAAGAATATCAGTTACAGACAGTAATTCGTTTGTATCGACTGAAGACGGAACAAATTTCCCTTTTATGTCCGACCGCTCCTCAATCTGATGGTAAACCTGCTGATGCGGCTTTACAAGGATCTGGTACTCATCAGAACAAAGCTTCTTCTCCATCTCCTCAATAAAGTGGAGATATTTATCAGCCTCTTTTCTTGGTTTTGAAAAATCATCTCCTCTCCATGTAGGAGCATAAAGTATGATCTTCTTTTTCCGGCTGCCAAGGAGACCCAGACTGTCTAAATGCTCATAAATACTTTCTCTATTATCACTCCAAAACACATCATTTCTGGCATGGCCG is a window encoding:
- a CDS encoding CDP-glycerol:glycerophosphate glycerophosphotransferase — its product is MRVSVVVPFHKGIHYLEDCLESLSKQTIREFEVILVKDRVEEEIDQTVAKFRDKMEIKVVSNEKKSGAAAARNLGIQNSKGDYIYFLDSDDYIQDDTLESLMKKMCDEKADAVYGKTKYTWLNYHNFFITEEAEYEVQEYTGDWKKDLILQRPEFPLITVCNMLVKKGILFDENLQIFSDVPYLSRIVNSSQNIVYCEDAVYIKRRHNDEIQFPSLSYGDRKDYWEQLGQSLLKMQEDVSADVKDSVDKKLFEYLSEKIQNIRQDRAETWQKSIFLNLHLYIKTISEETINGMSKSGRLLARAGKADEISKWKRKAHSIWKKRKLIRVLQDRSYRMQTITHMFFQKFSQKDNWIVFESFLGKNYSDSCKYIYEYLLKHYGDQYKFIWIVNDNSIEIPGNPVRIKRFSFRYYYYITRSKYWVNNMRQPKWFDKRKEQVFLETWHGTPLKKLVFDMDDVFSATPKYKMIVYSQSRNWDYLISDNPFSTEVFQSCFLYDKDKILETGYPRNDILYAPNRDELAASVKAKLGIPKEKKVILYAPTWRDDEFYDQGEYKFQLKLDLKYLREELGQEYMVLLRTHYFIADSIDVTGMEDFVVNVSKYSDIADLYLISDICITDYSSVFFDYANLRRPILFFTYDLEKYRDVLRGFYISIEDDVPGPLLFTNEEIVDAVKNIDKIEEQYRDKYDQFYERFCSFDDGHAAERIVERVFKN
- a CDS encoding glycosyltransferase, producing MLNKFIGRVKPAVSKIEKINDRAYYARCYREHAVQEQWILYEAFAGRGILCSPKAIFDALKRRVEFKGYRHIWVLDSMKAHKDLIYKYKNDPSVIFVERHSKEYLKYLAEAKYLINNSTFPGYFIKREEQVYINTWHGIPLKKMGYDMPGGNFTSANTIRNFLAADFLLSANKFQSDMYWKSYKLEGLWNGKVIETGHARNDVFWSDNRESIYEHLDSLGLLGSRKKKIILYAPTWRGDDFSKPRKEADKYLHFIEEMEKKLCSDEYQILVKPHQQVYHQIEERSDIKGKFVPSSVDTNELLSVTDILVTDYSSIFFDFLATGRPVLFYIPDLEEYEDTRGFYLPLEELPGPASKSLKDVPQWITNIEDVQCEYSTLYEKNVRWVLEHEDGHVCDRIIDAVWFGKDQSVCQQRVTEKPKLLLYRGGLSENGITRSFMSLLNIIDYDKYDVTIGVEYPGIIPGDMEKLLSLNKNARCIVYIPEASGTWKELVARKKILKNGVYNDEQWEKVPVEFFKWDFRRTFGGSQFDVIVEFGGYSPVSSYLLLQAGNGKKIIWQHNDLALDAKKVIHGVKPHEKNLNTIFYLYKYYDKIVSCGKYVMKQNMKSFATSGTFHKFTYARNALDIGRLENDLKQNSISGTDLYGQTREWPDEKYINFVTMGRMSTEKNQLNLLRGFARLQEQYGNVMLHILGDGPLREEMMQEINELQIRDKVVLTGQMEYPFSYMKRCQCFILPSLYEGQPLVLYEARALGLPLIISEFSSVSDSITEGGQYLIGNSEDEIYEGMEAFMKGKVPEYNFSADEYNSEVFQEFEKAVLG